Proteins found in one Dehalococcoidales bacterium genomic segment:
- a CDS encoding Rid family detoxifying hydrolase, which produces MNKKVFCTDKIPQPNGPYSQAVIYNETLYISGQLPLDPITGDLVQGGIEEQAPASLNRLKIIAEEAGFSLKGALKITCYLTDMNDFKRFNEIYALYFNDAPPARTAIQVGKLPLGAKIEIDAIIGRTGQE; this is translated from the coding sequence ATGAACAAAAAGGTATTTTGCACCGATAAAATCCCCCAGCCGAACGGCCCATATTCGCAGGCAGTAATCTATAACGAAACGCTTTATATCTCAGGGCAGTTACCGCTTGACCCGATTACGGGCGACTTGGTTCAGGGAGGGATTGAAGAACAAGCCCCGGCCTCTTTAAACCGCCTGAAGATTATTGCGGAGGAAGCCGGATTTTCTCTTAAAGGGGCGCTTAAAATTACTTGCTATCTAACGGATATGAACGACTTTAAACGGTTTAACGAAATCTACGCCCTCTATTTTAACGACGCACCGCCGGCCAGAACTGCAATTCAGGTTGGCAAGCTGCCGCTGGGGGCTAAAATAGAAATTGATGCTATTATCGGACGTACCGGGCAGGAATAA
- the frr gene encoding ribosome recycling factor, translated as MIEEVLLTMDQKMQTTLDVLKKDLSGIRTGRATPAMVENVRVEYAETTMPISHIAGISVSGSNLLIIQPWDPGTLKAIEKAILKSNLGLTPNNDGISIRLAVPPLSNERRLELIKIVKARVEEGKIIIRNLRRDASEELKKLEKDKEISQDDLRRALDKVQKITDNSVALADEARDNKEKELMEV; from the coding sequence ATGATAGAAGAAGTTTTGTTAACAATGGACCAAAAAATGCAGACCACCTTGGATGTGCTCAAGAAAGACCTAAGCGGTATCCGCACCGGCAGAGCCACACCGGCGATGGTCGAAAATGTCAGGGTTGAATATGCCGAAACCACTATGCCTATCAGTCATATCGCCGGTATTTCCGTTTCCGGTTCTAATTTGTTAATCATCCAACCTTGGGACCCCGGCACTCTGAAGGCAATTGAAAAAGCGATTCTTAAATCCAACCTTGGGCTTACCCCCAACAATGACGGTATTTCAATCAGGCTGGCAGTCCCTCCGCTTTCAAACGAAAGGCGACTCGAGCTGATTAAAATCGTTAAGGCAAGGGTTGAAGAAGGAAAGATAATTATTCGCAACCTGCGCCGAGATGCGTCAGAAGAACTAAAAAAATTAGAGAAAGATAAGGAAATTTCCCAAGATGATCTCAGACGAGCATTGGATAAGGTGCAAAAGATTACCGATAATTCCGTTGCACTTGCCGATGAGGCCAGAGACAACAAAGAAAAAGAATTGATGGAAGTTTAG
- the phoU gene encoding phosphate signaling complex protein PhoU — protein MKALKIKLDINFMKVVLGVVFSLVWSWIMYLIWPQPPYIIFVLFYLVAGSIVIKWIFFEIIDRVTLKFRLKAVSKEIDESGTRVNEAVEDGLSGDELQVADTLSDIESFDNKLRLLEQAVLAFGNTVKTAMAQATLSLEEKDVALATKVIKNDNKIDHQRYVLENNCMQLIRTGHPEEKDLRKIVAMLSIVTELERMGDYAEGIAKITLMIGKEPDLKSPAELHNMATRAIEMLEGSLEAFGENNAEKAKLISNRDEQVDKLYDQTFRKLVLFMIGHPKDITKVTWLVWAAHNMERFADRVTNICERVVFSVSGEISTVNVSKY, from the coding sequence ATGAAAGCACTTAAAATCAAGCTCGATATCAATTTTATGAAAGTCGTTTTGGGGGTTGTTTTTTCTTTGGTCTGGAGCTGGATAATGTATTTAATATGGCCCCAGCCCCCTTACATAATTTTCGTCCTTTTCTACCTTGTGGCGGGGAGCATCGTAATCAAATGGATCTTTTTTGAGATTATCGACCGCGTAACCTTAAAGTTCAGATTAAAAGCGGTCAGCAAAGAGATTGACGAATCCGGCACACGCGTCAACGAAGCCGTCGAGGATGGGCTTTCGGGAGATGAGCTTCAGGTAGCCGATACACTAAGCGATATTGAAAGCTTCGATAATAAATTAAGACTCTTAGAACAAGCGGTTTTAGCTTTTGGAAATACGGTTAAAACGGCAATGGCACAGGCAACCCTGAGTTTGGAAGAAAAAGATGTTGCGCTTGCCACTAAAGTTATCAAAAACGACAATAAAATAGACCACCAAAGATACGTTTTAGAAAATAACTGTATGCAACTTATCCGCACGGGGCATCCGGAAGAAAAGGATTTGCGTAAAATTGTGGCAATGCTCAGTATTGTTACCGAACTGGAACGAATGGGTGATTACGCCGAAGGTATTGCCAAAATAACGTTAATGATTGGCAAAGAACCCGATTTAAAATCACCTGCCGAGCTGCATAATATGGCAACCAGAGCTATTGAGATGCTGGAAGGCAGTTTGGAAGCGTTCGGAGAAAACAATGCCGAAAAGGCCAAGCTTATTTCTAACCGTGATGAGCAAGTCGATAAGCTCTACGACCAAACCTTCCGCAAACTTGTTCTGTTTATGATCGGGCACCCCAAAGATATAACCAAAGTAACTTGGCTCGTTTGGGCCGCTCACAACATGGAGCGCTTTGCGGACAGGGTAACCAACATTTGCGAACGGGTTGTCTTTAGCGTCAGCGGAGAAATATCAACGGTTAACGTATCAAAATATTAG
- a CDS encoding phosphatidate cytidylyltransferase: MLKARLLTAFVLLPMVIGAVWFDQPLPWLTVLVVVWGALAVSEFYKTVSKSATGPIPFTAFGIVMTVLLIISPHFKTDNLLPILITIAVVVPIFGMLMRKNKGDAFASWAWTLAGIFYIGWLLSHFVLLRDLEMGREWVFFALLVNVASDTFAYFIGKTWGKHKLAPSVSPKKTTEGALGGVLGAVLIGLGLVWLFGLPINYGVAILLAVLVSIFGQFGDLFESLFKRNMAIKDSGKTLPGHGGFLDRIDSLLFAGVIVYYFVVLFVN, from the coding sequence ATGCTGAAAGCCAGACTTTTAACTGCTTTTGTATTGTTGCCTATGGTTATTGGGGCCGTTTGGTTTGACCAACCGCTGCCTTGGCTGACTGTGCTGGTTGTCGTTTGGGGGGCATTAGCCGTATCCGAATTCTATAAAACCGTTTCCAAATCCGCTACCGGACCGATTCCTTTTACCGCATTCGGCATAGTTATGACCGTCCTTCTTATAATTTCCCCTCATTTCAAAACCGATAACCTGCTTCCGATTCTTATCACAATTGCCGTTGTGGTTCCGATTTTTGGAATGCTAATGCGCAAGAATAAAGGAGATGCCTTTGCGAGTTGGGCCTGGACGCTGGCGGGGATTTTCTATATCGGTTGGCTTTTAAGCCATTTTGTTTTACTAAGGGATCTGGAAATGGGGCGTGAATGGGTCTTTTTTGCACTGTTGGTTAACGTCGCCTCGGATACCTTTGCCTATTTTATCGGTAAAACTTGGGGTAAGCATAAACTGGCCCCCAGTGTAAGCCCCAAGAAAACTACGGAAGGCGCTCTTGGAGGGGTTTTGGGGGCTGTCTTGATTGGGCTGGGGCTGGTATGGTTATTTGGATTACCGATAAATTACGGAGTTGCCATTTTATTGGCTGTTTTAGTTAGCATATTCGGACAATTCGGTGATTTGTTTGAATCACTTTTTAAGCGCAATATGGCAATCAAAGATTCCGGAAAAACCCTGCCCGGACACGGCGGTTTCCTCGACCGTATTGATAGTCTGCTCTTTGCCGGGGTTATTGTCTATTATTTTGTAGTGCTGTTTGTTAATTAG
- a CDS encoding GIY-YIG nuclease family protein, whose protein sequence is MDGKASDLLPKKTTDEAGTYALVIFAERPSLLTIGKLGTYEFPAGYYIYVGSALNGLNSRLGRHLKAEKKLHWHIDYLLRQNKVIQVWYSLSPDKLECKWTSILQGLTDVQMPVPGFGSSDCRCLSHLLHFSALPDFCRFEKELEERQLPEVLRMMGVE, encoded by the coding sequence ATGGACGGTAAAGCATCAGACCTTTTGCCCAAAAAGACAACGGATGAAGCGGGAACGTACGCTCTGGTGATTTTTGCCGAAAGGCCTTCTCTGCTTACAATCGGTAAGTTAGGCACCTATGAATTCCCCGCCGGTTATTATATTTATGTCGGCAGCGCGCTAAACGGGCTAAACAGCAGGCTGGGACGCCACTTAAAGGCGGAAAAGAAGCTGCATTGGCATATCGATTACCTTCTCCGCCAAAATAAAGTAATTCAAGTTTGGTACTCTTTAAGCCCCGACAAGCTGGAATGTAAATGGACCTCAATTTTGCAAGGATTAACGGACGTACAAATGCCTGTTCCCGGATTTGGCAGTTCCGATTGCCGATGTTTATCGCACTTACTCCACTTTTCCGCTTTGCCTGATTTTTGCCGCTTTGAGAAGGAATTAGAAGAACGGCAACTGCCGGAGGTGTTGCGGATGATGGGGGTGGAGTGA
- a CDS encoding 1-deoxy-D-xylulose-5-phosphate reductoisomerase, with translation MTNAITNLVILGSTGSIGQQTLDVIRALPDRFNVIGLAAGGNIQLLKEQIKEFSPQYYYCTDKPALTLSSDSRYLNMEEMSALPEADIVVVATPGGAGLKPTLAAVRAGKKIALSNKEALVSAGSVIMSEAEKHKAEILPVDSEHSAIWQCFEGEDRENAKIVLTASGGPFRGYSKEQLAEVTPEQALKHPSWKMGKKVTIDSATLFNKGMEVIEAHWLFGISYEDISVLVHPQSIIHSMVEFKDGSVKAQLGIPDMRLPIQYALTYGKRSDNPAIPRIDWRKINKLDFEQPNTDVFPCLKLAIDAGKEGGTMPAVLCAADEVAVTLFLESRIKFNHIAELIEKTLEKHANINNPTLENIFAADDWARVTAIELAENLSK, from the coding sequence ATGACTAATGCGATTACAAATCTGGTTATATTGGGTTCTACCGGCTCCATCGGCCAACAAACTCTGGATGTAATACGAGCCCTACCCGATAGATTTAATGTCATCGGGCTGGCCGCCGGTGGAAATATCCAACTTCTTAAAGAACAAATCAAAGAATTTAGCCCCCAATATTACTACTGTACCGATAAACCTGCACTAACACTTTCCTCGGATTCACGTTATCTAAATATGGAGGAAATGTCTGCTCTGCCGGAAGCCGATATCGTAGTGGTTGCAACTCCCGGAGGCGCCGGATTGAAACCGACGCTGGCGGCAGTCAGAGCCGGTAAAAAAATAGCCCTTTCCAATAAGGAAGCGCTGGTTTCGGCGGGAAGCGTTATTATGTCGGAAGCAGAAAAGCACAAGGCAGAGATTCTACCGGTAGATAGCGAGCACAGCGCAATTTGGCAATGCTTTGAAGGAGAAGACAGGGAAAACGCCAAGATAGTTTTAACAGCGTCCGGAGGACCGTTCAGAGGCTATTCAAAGGAGCAACTGGCCGAGGTAACACCGGAGCAAGCCTTAAAGCACCCTTCTTGGAAAATGGGTAAAAAGGTTACGATTGATTCGGCAACCCTCTTTAATAAAGGGATGGAAGTTATCGAAGCGCATTGGTTATTCGGTATTTCCTACGAAGATATCAGCGTCTTGGTTCATCCGCAAAGTATTATCCATTCAATGGTGGAATTTAAAGACGGGTCGGTTAAAGCGCAACTTGGCATTCCTGATATGCGGTTACCAATCCAATATGCACTTACTTACGGCAAGCGGTCGGATAATCCCGCAATACCGAGAATCGACTGGCGAAAAATTAATAAATTGGATTTTGAACAGCCCAACACCGATGTTTTCCCCTGCTTAAAACTGGCAATCGATGCCGGAAAAGAAGGCGGGACCATGCCTGCCGTACTTTGCGCAGCGGATGAGGTGGCGGTGACGCTCTTTTTGGAATCTCGCATAAAATTTAACCATATTGCCGAATTAATTGAAAAAACCTTAGAAAAACACGCAAACATTAACAACCCGACACTTGAAAATATTTTTGCCGCCGACGATTGGGCAAGGGTTACAGCCATCGAACTTGCGGAGAATTTGAGTAAATAA
- the pyrH gene encoding UMP kinase — MSDTKYKRVLLKLSGEAFSGNTAYGIDASTVIRVAKQISHIVEMGVQVAAVIGAGNIWRGATAAKQGIDRVTADYAGMLATVINALSLQDALEKQGIVTRTLSAITIEQVAEPYLMRRAIRHMEKGRVIILAGGTGNPYMTTDTAAALRAIEIEAEVLLMSKNNVDGVYSADPLKDKTAKKFDHLTYLDVLNKRLQVMDSTALSLCLENGLPIIVFDLQAPNSLERLVMGEHIGTLINDG, encoded by the coding sequence ATGAGTGATACCAAGTACAAAAGAGTCTTACTGAAACTAAGCGGTGAGGCTTTCAGCGGTAACACTGCCTACGGCATTGACGCCTCTACCGTTATAAGAGTCGCAAAACAAATTAGCCACATTGTTGAGATGGGCGTCCAAGTAGCCGCTGTGATAGGTGCCGGCAATATCTGGCGCGGTGCCACTGCCGCTAAACAAGGTATCGATCGCGTTACCGCAGATTACGCCGGTATGCTGGCAACCGTTATTAACGCCCTGTCTTTACAAGATGCGCTGGAAAAGCAAGGGATTGTTACCAGAACTCTTTCGGCAATTACTATTGAACAAGTCGCCGAGCCGTACCTAATGCGACGTGCTATTCGGCATATGGAAAAAGGCCGCGTTATTATTCTGGCGGGCGGAACAGGCAACCCCTATATGACCACCGACACGGCTGCCGCCCTACGGGCGATTGAAATTGAGGCCGAAGTTCTGCTAATGAGCAAGAATAATGTTGACGGTGTTTACAGCGCCGATCCGCTCAAAGATAAAACCGCTAAAAAGTTTGATCATTTGACGTATTTGGACGTACTTAACAAGCGCTTACAGGTAATGGACTCGACTGCGCTTTCGCTATGCTTGGAAAACGGTTTGCCGATTATCGTTTTCGACCTTCAAGCCCCCAACAGCTTGGAAAGGCTGGTAATGGGAGAACACATCGGTACATTAATAAACGACGGGTAG
- a CDS encoding isoprenyl transferase, translated as MAAKDITPLPHHIAFIMDGNGRWAKKRGLPRKAGHAAGTKNILVLIKTLAKYGIKYVTLYSFSTENWNRPNEEIRGILEILGQSIKEELPELHKNGVKLNHIGNLANLPTETAEAITDAIKLTENNSLMTLTLAFDYGGRAEIVNAAKNIVADKIPVEDINEELFESYLYTKNLEDVDLVIRTGGDIRISNFLLWQSAYSEFYFTDVLWPDFNEKEIKKALETFSRRERRYGGV; from the coding sequence TTGGCAGCGAAAGATATCACCCCACTCCCCCACCACATTGCTTTTATTATGGACGGAAACGGAAGGTGGGCCAAGAAACGCGGTCTCCCCAGAAAAGCCGGCCATGCCGCCGGTACTAAAAATATACTTGTCCTAATAAAAACGCTTGCCAAATACGGCATCAAATACGTTACGCTCTATTCGTTTTCCACCGAAAATTGGAATCGCCCGAATGAAGAAATCCGGGGGATATTGGAAATTTTAGGGCAATCCATTAAAGAGGAACTGCCGGAGCTGCATAAAAACGGGGTTAAACTAAACCATATCGGAAACCTTGCCAACCTCCCTACGGAAACCGCAGAAGCAATAACAGACGCAATCAAGCTTACCGAAAATAACAGTTTAATGACTTTAACATTAGCTTTTGATTACGGCGGGCGTGCCGAGATTGTAAATGCGGCAAAGAATATCGTTGCGGATAAAATCCCCGTTGAGGATATTAACGAAGAACTGTTTGAGAGTTATCTCTATACCAAAAATTTAGAGGATGTGGATTTGGTTATCCGCACCGGCGGGGATATTCGCATCTCAAACTTTTTGCTGTGGCAATCCGCTTACAGTGAATTCTACTTTACCGATGTATTATGGCCCGATTTTAACGAAAAGGAAATTAAAAAGGCTTTGGAAACTTTTAGCCGAAGGGAAAGGCGCTACGGCGGGGTTTAA
- a CDS encoding DNA methyltransferase: MSTEDWKNKLYLGDNLDILRRYVADESVDLIYLDPPFNSNATYNILFQEKSGEKSAAQITAFDDTWHWGQESEFAYQEIVRDGPEKLANLIQAFRMFLGQNDMMAYLVMMAERLVELHRVLKPTGSIYLHCDQTASHYLKLLLDAIFGANCFLNNIVWPRTYSSKAQSKSLGRCHDIIFLYSKTNTFTWYHQYVPYDEEYIKKYFKYQDETGRKYLSLSLTQRGDGPPRIFGDKLIKPPSGMHWIWGQERINEAFKAGYIFFTKNGFPRYKRFYDEIENPGKPVSDVWDDIKPLNSWHTELLGYPTQKPESLLERIIKASSNEGDLVLDPFCGCGTSISVAERLHRRWIGIDITHLAITLMRNRLHDTFGNELAPYEIIGQPVDLASAKNLAQKSEHSGRYQFEWWALGLVDARPAQDKKKGADKGIDGYINFFDDNSGKAKTIIVQVKSGHVSSSHIRDLKGVVEREKAQIGVYVTLEEPTKPMKDEAVAAGFYEPEFFPGHYYPKMQILTIQELLDGKKIEYPRYAPEATFKRAQRLKKDNGEEQGKMF, encoded by the coding sequence ATGAGCACAGAAGATTGGAAGAATAAATTATACTTAGGTGACAATCTGGACATACTCAGAAGATATGTCGCAGATGAGTCCGTTGATTTAATTTATCTCGACCCCCCTTTCAATTCCAACGCTACCTACAACATTCTTTTCCAAGAAAAGAGCGGCGAAAAATCCGCGGCACAAATTACGGCCTTTGATGATACGTGGCATTGGGGACAGGAATCTGAATTTGCTTATCAGGAAATAGTTCGTGATGGCCCAGAAAAACTAGCGAATTTGATTCAGGCTTTCCGTATGTTTTTAGGTCAGAACGATATGATGGCTTATCTGGTAATGATGGCTGAGCGATTAGTGGAATTGCACAGAGTATTGAAACCGACAGGGAGTATTTATCTTCATTGCGATCAAACTGCCAGTCATTACTTAAAATTACTATTGGATGCTATTTTTGGAGCAAATTGTTTCTTGAATAATATTGTATGGCCTAGAACCTACTCCTCTAAAGCACAGTCTAAAAGTCTAGGGCGTTGCCATGATATAATATTTTTATACAGTAAAACTAACACTTTTACTTGGTACCATCAATATGTTCCATATGATGAGGAATATATTAAAAAATATTTTAAATATCAAGACGAGACTGGTCGTAAATATCTTTCTCTAAGTCTTACCCAAAGAGGTGATGGACCTCCAAGAATATTTGGAGACAAACTTATAAAACCACCGTCAGGCATGCATTGGATATGGGGGCAAGAAAGAATTAATGAAGCTTTTAAAGCAGGGTATATTTTCTTTACTAAAAATGGTTTCCCAAGATACAAGAGATTCTATGATGAAATAGAAAATCCAGGAAAGCCAGTTTCTGACGTTTGGGATGATATAAAACCCCTAAATTCATGGCATACTGAACTGTTGGGCTATCCAACACAAAAACCTGAATCTCTGCTTGAGCGTATCATAAAAGCGTCCAGTAATGAAGGAGATTTGGTACTTGACCCATTTTGTGGCTGCGGAACAAGCATATCTGTTGCCGAAAGGTTACATAGACGGTGGATAGGTATAGATATAACTCATCTTGCTATTACCCTAATGCGTAATCGCTTACACGATACCTTTGGTAACGAATTAGCGCCATATGAAATAATCGGTCAGCCTGTCGACCTGGCTAGCGCCAAAAATTTAGCGCAGAAAAGCGAGCACTCGGGGAGATATCAATTCGAGTGGTGGGCACTCGGTTTAGTTGATGCTCGTCCTGCACAGGATAAAAAGAAGGGTGCAGATAAAGGCATCGATGGCTATATCAACTTCTTTGATGATAATTCAGGCAAAGCCAAAACAATTATAGTTCAGGTAAAAAGTGGGCACGTTAGTTCTAGCCATATAAGAGACCTTAAAGGTGTTGTAGAACGTGAAAAGGCACAAATCGGCGTTTACGTAACGCTTGAGGAGCCCACCAAGCCAATGAAAGATGAGGCGGTTGCAGCAGGTTTTTATGAACCCGAGTTCTTCCCGGGTCATTATTATCCAAAAATGCAGATATTAACAATTCAAGAATTATTAGATGGCAAAAAAATAGAATACCCGAGATATGCTCCGGAAGCCACATTTAAAAGAGCGCAAAGATTAAAAAAGGATAACGGCGAAGAGCAAGGCAAGATGTTTTAG
- the tsf gene encoding translation elongation factor Ts, translating into MEVSAACIKELREQCGAGIMDCRAALVKTEGDMEKALELLREQGFAKAAKKADRTTEQGLVEAYIHCGGRIGAMVEVNCETDFVARTDEFKELAHNIAMQVAAMNPAYISEEDIPADMCEEDRAELDVNSVCLLKQAYIKDPSLTINDIIVNNIAKMGENIKVSRIARFDLSE; encoded by the coding sequence TTGGAAGTCTCTGCTGCTTGCATTAAAGAATTAAGAGAACAATGCGGTGCCGGTATTATGGATTGCCGTGCCGCTTTAGTTAAAACCGAAGGCGATATGGAAAAAGCACTGGAACTGTTAAGGGAACAGGGTTTTGCCAAAGCCGCCAAAAAGGCCGACAGAACCACCGAACAGGGATTGGTCGAGGCCTATATTCATTGCGGAGGACGCATCGGAGCGATGGTTGAAGTTAACTGTGAAACCGATTTCGTTGCCCGCACCGACGAATTTAAAGAACTTGCTCACAATATCGCAATGCAAGTTGCCGCTATGAATCCCGCATATATCTCCGAAGAAGATATCCCTGCCGATATGTGCGAAGAGGACCGAGCCGAATTGGATGTAAACAGTGTCTGTCTTTTAAAACAGGCCTATATCAAAGACCCTTCCCTGACAATCAATGACATTATCGTCAACAATATCGCCAAAATGGGAGAAAACATAAAGGTTAGTCGTATAGCACGATTTGATTTATCGGAATAA
- the rpsB gene encoding 30S ribosomal protein S2, with protein sequence MADTATIKELLESGAHFGHQTSHWNPRMKKYIFTKRNGIHIIDLEQTATMLEEACKFVKELVADGGKILFVGTKKQAQDIIEEEAKRCEMYYINQRWVGGVLTNFSAIQSRIDYLVKLEDQQAKGDFARLPKKEASKLGEEIEKLNKNMGGFKEMTNLPDALFIIDPVKEKIAIVEAQKLGIPIIAVVDTNCLPDIIDYPIPANDDAIRAIKLITGKIANAVIAGRSGDMPVSSEAEEAVADDAADVATETQEEA encoded by the coding sequence TTGGCGGACACTGCTACAATTAAAGAATTACTGGAATCAGGTGCGCATTTTGGGCACCAGACAAGTCATTGGAATCCGCGTATGAAGAAATATATCTTCACTAAACGCAACGGGATTCACATTATCGACCTTGAACAGACAGCGACAATGCTGGAAGAGGCCTGCAAGTTTGTTAAAGAACTGGTTGCCGACGGGGGTAAAATCCTCTTTGTCGGAACAAAGAAACAGGCTCAGGACATCATTGAGGAAGAGGCAAAACGCTGTGAGATGTACTACATCAACCAACGCTGGGTTGGCGGTGTATTAACCAACTTCTCGGCAATTCAATCCAGAATCGATTATCTTGTAAAGCTGGAAGATCAGCAAGCAAAAGGTGATTTTGCGCGCCTTCCGAAGAAAGAAGCCTCTAAGCTTGGCGAAGAAATCGAAAAATTAAACAAAAACATGGGCGGTTTCAAAGAAATGACCAACCTGCCCGATGCCCTCTTTATTATAGATCCGGTTAAAGAAAAAATTGCCATTGTCGAAGCGCAAAAACTGGGTATTCCCATTATTGCCGTTGTCGACACCAATTGTCTGCCGGACATAATCGATTATCCGATTCCCGCTAACGACGACGCCATCAGAGCAATCAAGCTGATTACCGGCAAGATTGCAAATGCCGTTATCGCCGGCAGGAGCGGTGACATGCCCGTCTCATCCGAAGCCGAAGAAGCTGTTGCCGATGATGCCGCGGATGTCGCAACCGAAACTCAAGAAGAAGCTTAA